One Spinacia oleracea cultivar Varoflay chromosome 4, BTI_SOV_V1, whole genome shotgun sequence DNA segment encodes these proteins:
- the LOC110778598 gene encoding uncharacterized protein isoform X2: protein MPSVEMRRSTRVFVPKAKDGDLVRVLRSGRRLWVESGEVKHRGGKNGDDWYPLISESVIKCKQQKIDGWRHEEVNPRSDPMDVDEPKPEPNPKMEPEVSHRLPSFRDDNKNSEQKMFRNVYGRKRKRLDARNSGGRKFGLHFVRRKRRRSEHSCCVEKLADDVIEGCVDQEVLSVFVESSCVGCCLFSSVLSSLLMYVSKERIGLPELSTFLLSRPISPAFASSGVYFSRNYPSIKRKGLCRIFGVRQLIAMFTLDYTAAPLCFLHLHASMLFRSVRLSCLCWNDFDRKNESTDEPLTFVNGQSESSLDRLVSPAADDESKDLKSVNSSPVSSKLCSRNLQNRIGVLTRSASKRRRRSLRSRRARNPSPFVLQKSPVSNKKKAPPVSPLACKQELRRSVRKSCVSEIHVHKSDSLGLNVDIDSQCCIANILVVETDKCYRVEGAEVRLDVSASNEWLLAVKKDGTTRYSLKIQREMKPCSTNRFTHAVMWTAENGWKLEFPERKDWTVFKELYKVCGERNFVPTSPGVKIIPIPWVCEVTNSCDSPGAFKRPESYIRTTSDELSRTLSRRTANYDMDSEDEDWLSKLNNEFDASKHLSQENFELMIDALEKASYCNPEDVNDEKTAANLCLDVGSVQVVEPIFRFWMKKRKQKRAPLNRVFQLNQPARAPLITKPVLRKKRSLKRQTGHPMQRGRGKDSNVLQEEQSAILRIHEAKASADKSVELAILKRQRAQFLMENADLAMYRATMALRIADAAAEILDIQQAVDHFLD, encoded by the exons ATGCCGTCGGTGGAGATGAGGCGGTCGACGAGGGTGTTTGTTCCGAAGGCGAAAGACGGGGATTTGGTTAGGGTTTTGAGGTCGGGGCGTCGATTGTGGGTGGAATCTGGTGAGGTGAAGCACAGAGGAGGTAAAAATGGGGATGATTGGTATCCGTTGATTTCCGAGAGTGTTATTAAGTGTAAGCAACAGAAGATCGATGGCTGGCGGCACGAGGAGGTTAATCCCAGGTCTGATCCGATGGACGTTGACGAACCAAAACCGGAACCGAACCCGAAAATGGAGCCGGAAGTGAGTCATAGATTGCCCAGTTTCAGAGATGACAATAAAAATAGCGAGCAAAAGATGTTTAGGAATGTTTATGGTAGGAAAAGAAAGCGTCTTGATGCAAGGAATTCTGGTGGTAGGAAGTTTGGATTACATTTTGTTAGACGGAAAAGGAGAAGAAGCGAGCATAGTTGTTGTGTTGAGAAGTTGGCAGATGATGTAATTGAAGGGTGTGTTGATCAAGAGGTGTTATCGGTTTTTGTCGAATCTTCTTGTGTTGGATGTTGCTTGTTTTCGAGTGTGTTGAGTTCACTTCTTATGTATGTTAGTAAAGAAAGAATTGGGTTACCTGAGCTTTCGACTTTCCTGCTTTCAAGGCCGATTTCGCCTGCGTTTGCATCGTCTGGCGTTTATTTCTCGCGG AATTATCCTTCAATCAAGAGGAAGGGGTTATGCCGAATATTTGGGGTGAGGCAGTTGATAGCAATGTTTACACTTGATTATACGGCTGCTCCCCTATGTTTTCTGCACCTACATGCGAGTATGTTGTTTAGGTCGGTGCGCCTgtcttgtttatgttggaacgATTTTGACAGAAAAAATGAGAGTACTGATGAACCCCTTACATTCGTCAATGGCCAGAGTGAGAGCTCCCTTGACAGATTAGTTAGCCCTGCTGCTGATGATGAGTCGAAGGATTTGAAGTCTGTGAATTCATCTCCGGTGTCGAGTAAATTATGCAGCCGAAACCTACAAAATAGGATTGGGGTTCTTACACGAAGTGCTTCTAAAAGAAGGAGGAGGTCCTTGAGGAGTCGAAGGGCTAGAAATCCGTCACCTTTTGTACTGCAGAAATCGCCAGTATCTAATAAGAAAAAAGCCCCCCCTGTATCACCTTTAGCTTGTAAACAGGAGCTTAGGAGGTCTGTCCGAAAGAGTTGTGTGAGTGAGATTCATGTGCACAAGTCTGACTCACTGGGCTTGAATGTAGACATTGACTCACAATGTTGTATTGCTAATATACTCGTAGTAGAAACAGACAAATGTTACAGAGTTGAGGGAGCTGAGGTAAGGTTAGATGTCTCTGCTTCAAATGAGTGGCTCCTGGCGGTTAAAAAAGATGGTACAACAAGGTATTCCTTGAAGATTCAAAGAGAAATGAAACCCTGTTCAACCAACCGTTTTACTCATGCAGTGATGTGGACAGCAGAAAATGGGTGGAAACTCGAGTTTCCTGAACGCAAAGACTGGACAGTGTTTAAGGAATTATATAAGGTGTGTGGGGAGAGGAACTTTGTACCGACGTCCCCTGGTGTTAAAATTATTCCTATACCTTGGGTATGTGAAGTGACCAATTCATGTGATTCCCCTGGTGCCTTTAAGAGGCCAGAATCATACATCCGGACCACCAGTGATGAACTGTCCAGAACCTTGTCAAGGAGGACAGCGAACTATGATATGGATTCTGAGGATGAAGACTGGCTAAGCAAACTCAACAATGAGTTTGATGCATCAAAGCATCTTTCTCAAGAGAACTTTGAATTAATGATTGATGCATTGGAGAAGGCTTCTTATTGTAACCCGGAAGATGTCAATGATGAAAAAACAGCTGCTAATCTGTGTTTGGATGTTGGTAGTGTCCAAGTAGTAGAGCCCATAtttagattttggatgaagaaGAGGAAGCAAAAACGAGCCCCGTTGAATAGAGTTTTCCAG TTAAACCAACCAGCGAGAGCACCATTGATTACAAAACCTGTGCTTCGCAAGAAAAGGTCGCTGAAACGGCAGACTGGTCATCCTATGCAACGAGGACGAGGGAAAGATAGTAACGTTCTTCAAG AAGAACAGAGCGCAATCCTTAGAATACACGAGGCAAAAGCATCAGCAGATAAATCAGTGGAGCTGGCCATTCTCAAGCGTCAGAGAGCGCAGTTCCTGATGGAAAATGCAGATTTAGCCATGTATAGAGCCACTATGGCTCTAAGAATCGCCGATGCTGCTGCTGAAATTTTAGACATCCAGCAAGCTGTGGATCATTTTCTTGACTGA
- the LOC130471658 gene encoding uncharacterized protein → MRLMVGCVLSEAMTDDEKYGVDCNLLRGLRQGDPLSPALFGICMEVLSRKLLMHSQLRKDGIGLKITPYAPTIPCLLFADDSLLFCKATSTSCATLRDILADFSSMSGQLINFQKSSIVFSKLVSNSRERQLASFFNMTPKSFLGRYLGVLFTSTSFTKQNFQHLVVKAEQKMNSWSSNLVSKAGKIVLIQSHLEALPSYAMTTTCLPKTTCNSLDQINRNFFWKQSPEKKGIPMISWDKICQPKNQGGLGLRKTEAVNSAFLVKLGWKVITDHNNLWVREIHAKYLHLTVNHFINDDRSWDIRALSLILPPNVVQTIKGIPLPATDILDEPCWGFSSNGDFTVKSATWKIITSIWSLWKTRNAYVFRQTPVSIIGIYTRAFRIFTEWDLRTCLDSLIDPTHHKAIVTPSRTIHVAWIPPTPGVFKLNFDDSVRHHSGTAGVVIRDHLGNNVISRSYNLGTSSPLLAEAMALRNGLLLAIEHNIHHVFTEGDNLLIINILQGQVQCPWKIQVLMKYVNQLLQHFDTSYSRHIYREANRATDYAAAIGHNIQTHQDIDPYVHNKFWGNFWYNVESKSVKDYVELDTIRIQIAVYYRYKSVTVRVSGRISYS, encoded by the exons ATGAGGCTGATGGTTGGCTGTGTTCTTAGTGAAGCAATGACCGATGACGAGAAATATGGTGTTGACTGCAACTTGTTGCG AGGGCTACGTCAAGGGGATCCTCTGTCTCCTGCTCTGTTTGGTATTTGCATGGAAGTTTTATCTAGAAAGCTACTTATGCACTCACAACTCAGAAAAGATGGAATTGGACTTAAAATTACCCCGTATGCCCCTACGATTCCTTGCTTACTATTTGCAGATGATAGCTTATTATTCTGCAAAGCTACATCAACATCCTGTGCCACTCTACGAGATATTCTCGCAGATTTTTCATCCATGTCAGGACAATTGATTAACTTTCAAAAATCCTCGATTGTTTTCTCTAAACTAGTTAGCAATTCCAGAGAACGACAGTTGGCAAGCTTTTTCAATATGACACCTAAATCTTTTCTGGGTCGTTATTTAGGTGTCCTTTTCACCTCTACGTCCTTTACCAAACAGAATTTTCAACATCTAGTAGTAAAAGCAGAGCAAAAAATGAATAGTTGGTCCTCTAATTTGGTTTCTAAGGCTGGAAAAATAGTGTTAATTCAAAGCCACTTGGAGGCTCTTCCATCCTATGCTATGACCACTACTTGCCTCCCTAAAACAACTTGTAACTCTTTAGATCAAATAAATCGAAACTTCTTCTGGAAACAATCCCCAGAAAAGAAAGGTATTCCTATGATATCATGGGATAAGATTTGTCAACCTAAGAACCAAGGAGGTTTAGGTTTACGTAAAACAGAAGCAGTTAACTCTGCTTTCTTGGTTAAGTTAGGCTGGAAAGTCATTACTGATCACAATAATCTATGGGTACGGGAAATCCATGCCAAATACCTAC ATCTTACAGTTAATCACTTTATCAATGACGACCGATCATGGGATATTCGGGCCCTCTCCCTGATACTTCCACCAAATGTTGTGCAAACTATTAAAGGTATCCCATTACCAGCAACTGACATACTAGATGAACCCTGTTGGGGTTTCTCTAGTAATGGTGATTTCACTGTCAAATCCGCTACATG GAAGATAATCACATCTATTTGGAGTCTCTGGAAAACTCGTAACGCTTACGTTTTCAGACAGACCCCTGTGTCAATAATAGGAATCTACACTAGAGCCTTTAGAATATTCACGGAATGGGATTTGCGCACATGTCTAGATTCGTTGATTGATCCCACCCATCACAAGGCTATTGTGACTCCTTCACGCACCATACACGTAGCATGGATACCTCCTACTCCAGGTGTTTTTAAACTCAATTTTGATGATTCAGTTCGTCACCACTCTGGAACAGCAGGGGTGGTTATTAGGGACCACCTAGGTAATAATGTTATTAGTAGATCCTACAATCTTGGGACTTCGTCTCCTCTCCTTGCCGAAGCTATGGCTCTTCGTAATGGCCTTCTACTAGCAATTGAACATAATATTCATCATGTGTTCACAGAAGGTGATAATTTATTGATAATTAATATCTTACAAGGCCAAGTTCAATGCCCATGGAAGATTCAGGTGCTAATGAAATATGTCAAtcagcttttacaacatttTGACACTTCTTACTCTCGCCACATTTATCGGGAAGCCAATCGCGCAACAGACTATGCTGCCGCAATAGGTCACAACATCCAGACTCATCAAGATATTGACCCCTAT GTCCATAACAAGTTTTGGGGTAACTTCTGGTACAACGTCGAGTCAAAATCAGTTAAAGATTATGTAGAGTTGGATACAATCAGGATACAGATTGCTGTCTATTACAGATACAAGTCAGTTACAGTTAGGGTCTCCGGTCGGATCAGTTACAGTTAG
- the LOC110778598 gene encoding uncharacterized protein isoform X1, translating to MPSVEMRRSTRVFVPKAKDGDLVRVLRSGRRLWVESGEVKHRGGKNGDDWYPLISESVIKCKQQKIDGWRHEEVNPRSDPMDVDEPKPEPNPKMEPEVSHRLPSFRDDNKNSEQKMFRNVYGRKRKRLDARNSGGRKFGLHFVRRKRRRSEHSCCVEKLADDVIEGCVDQEVLSVFVESSCVGCCLFSSVLSSLLMYVSKERIGLPELSTFLLSRPISPAFASSGVYFSRNYPSIKRKGLCRIFGVRQLIAMFTLDYTAAPLCFLHLHASMLFRSVRLSCLCWNDFDRKNESTDEPLTFVNGQSESSLDRLVSPAADDESKDLKSVNSSPVSSKLCSRNLQNRIGVLTRSASKRRRRSLRSRRARNPSPFVLQKSPVSNKKKAPPVSPLACKQELRRSVRKSCVSEIHVHKSDSLGLNVDIDSQCCIANILVVETDKCYRVEGAEVRLDVSASNEWLLAVKKDGTTRYSLKIQREMKPCSTNRFTHAVMWTAENGWKLEFPERKDWTVFKELYKVCGERNFVPTSPGVKIIPIPWVCEVTNSCDSPGAFKRPESYIRTTSDELSRTLSRRTANYDMDSEDEDWLSKLNNEFDASKHLSQENFELMIDALEKASYCNPEDVNDEKTAANLCLDVGSVQVVEPIFRFWMKKRKQKRAPLNRVFQLNQPARAPLITKPVLRKKRSLKRQTGHPMQRGRGKDSNVLQVIAAEHNAAEEQSAILRIHEAKASADKSVELAILKRQRAQFLMENADLAMYRATMALRIADAAAEILDIQQAVDHFLD from the exons ATGCCGTCGGTGGAGATGAGGCGGTCGACGAGGGTGTTTGTTCCGAAGGCGAAAGACGGGGATTTGGTTAGGGTTTTGAGGTCGGGGCGTCGATTGTGGGTGGAATCTGGTGAGGTGAAGCACAGAGGAGGTAAAAATGGGGATGATTGGTATCCGTTGATTTCCGAGAGTGTTATTAAGTGTAAGCAACAGAAGATCGATGGCTGGCGGCACGAGGAGGTTAATCCCAGGTCTGATCCGATGGACGTTGACGAACCAAAACCGGAACCGAACCCGAAAATGGAGCCGGAAGTGAGTCATAGATTGCCCAGTTTCAGAGATGACAATAAAAATAGCGAGCAAAAGATGTTTAGGAATGTTTATGGTAGGAAAAGAAAGCGTCTTGATGCAAGGAATTCTGGTGGTAGGAAGTTTGGATTACATTTTGTTAGACGGAAAAGGAGAAGAAGCGAGCATAGTTGTTGTGTTGAGAAGTTGGCAGATGATGTAATTGAAGGGTGTGTTGATCAAGAGGTGTTATCGGTTTTTGTCGAATCTTCTTGTGTTGGATGTTGCTTGTTTTCGAGTGTGTTGAGTTCACTTCTTATGTATGTTAGTAAAGAAAGAATTGGGTTACCTGAGCTTTCGACTTTCCTGCTTTCAAGGCCGATTTCGCCTGCGTTTGCATCGTCTGGCGTTTATTTCTCGCGG AATTATCCTTCAATCAAGAGGAAGGGGTTATGCCGAATATTTGGGGTGAGGCAGTTGATAGCAATGTTTACACTTGATTATACGGCTGCTCCCCTATGTTTTCTGCACCTACATGCGAGTATGTTGTTTAGGTCGGTGCGCCTgtcttgtttatgttggaacgATTTTGACAGAAAAAATGAGAGTACTGATGAACCCCTTACATTCGTCAATGGCCAGAGTGAGAGCTCCCTTGACAGATTAGTTAGCCCTGCTGCTGATGATGAGTCGAAGGATTTGAAGTCTGTGAATTCATCTCCGGTGTCGAGTAAATTATGCAGCCGAAACCTACAAAATAGGATTGGGGTTCTTACACGAAGTGCTTCTAAAAGAAGGAGGAGGTCCTTGAGGAGTCGAAGGGCTAGAAATCCGTCACCTTTTGTACTGCAGAAATCGCCAGTATCTAATAAGAAAAAAGCCCCCCCTGTATCACCTTTAGCTTGTAAACAGGAGCTTAGGAGGTCTGTCCGAAAGAGTTGTGTGAGTGAGATTCATGTGCACAAGTCTGACTCACTGGGCTTGAATGTAGACATTGACTCACAATGTTGTATTGCTAATATACTCGTAGTAGAAACAGACAAATGTTACAGAGTTGAGGGAGCTGAGGTAAGGTTAGATGTCTCTGCTTCAAATGAGTGGCTCCTGGCGGTTAAAAAAGATGGTACAACAAGGTATTCCTTGAAGATTCAAAGAGAAATGAAACCCTGTTCAACCAACCGTTTTACTCATGCAGTGATGTGGACAGCAGAAAATGGGTGGAAACTCGAGTTTCCTGAACGCAAAGACTGGACAGTGTTTAAGGAATTATATAAGGTGTGTGGGGAGAGGAACTTTGTACCGACGTCCCCTGGTGTTAAAATTATTCCTATACCTTGGGTATGTGAAGTGACCAATTCATGTGATTCCCCTGGTGCCTTTAAGAGGCCAGAATCATACATCCGGACCACCAGTGATGAACTGTCCAGAACCTTGTCAAGGAGGACAGCGAACTATGATATGGATTCTGAGGATGAAGACTGGCTAAGCAAACTCAACAATGAGTTTGATGCATCAAAGCATCTTTCTCAAGAGAACTTTGAATTAATGATTGATGCATTGGAGAAGGCTTCTTATTGTAACCCGGAAGATGTCAATGATGAAAAAACAGCTGCTAATCTGTGTTTGGATGTTGGTAGTGTCCAAGTAGTAGAGCCCATAtttagattttggatgaagaaGAGGAAGCAAAAACGAGCCCCGTTGAATAGAGTTTTCCAG TTAAACCAACCAGCGAGAGCACCATTGATTACAAAACCTGTGCTTCGCAAGAAAAGGTCGCTGAAACGGCAGACTGGTCATCCTATGCAACGAGGACGAGGGAAAGATAGTAACGTTCTTCAAG TGATTGCTGCTGAACACAATGCTGCAGAAGAACAGAGCGCAATCCTTAGAATACACGAGGCAAAAGCATCAGCAGATAAATCAGTGGAGCTGGCCATTCTCAAGCGTCAGAGAGCGCAGTTCCTGATGGAAAATGCAGATTTAGCCATGTATAGAGCCACTATGGCTCTAAGAATCGCCGATGCTGCTGCTGAAATTTTAGACATCCAGCAAGCTGTGGATCATTTTCTTGACTGA